The following coding sequences are from one Primulina eburnea isolate SZY01 chromosome 15, ASM2296580v1, whole genome shotgun sequence window:
- the LOC140815575 gene encoding uncharacterized protein, with amino-acid sequence MGITEMLKCGASDHVLKDCPQWRQPTQRRVFTMQTEEANSDMTLLTGLSGNIFIKRVATKALIVSGATYSFISETFANQLDFKSIGLDVSYSVTVPSREELSTTSVVRDIDLQLQGHLVYADLIVLPMPEFVIILGIDWLTNDKVLIDFQKRSVLVRPLGMEQFPFEPDRWRSFPRMISCMQAQRLIHKGCQALLASMISKPDVPTPSISYVPIVRDFPDVFPDDVIGLSPEREVEFAIDFVQVLVVLSSNDDYAPLYSSNISIYHQ; translated from the exons ATGGGGATCACTGAAATGCTCAAATGCGGAGCCAGCGACCATGTGTTGAAGGACTGCCCACAGTGGAGACAGCCGACTCAGAGGAGAGTGTTCACCATGCAGACAGAGGAGGCGAACTCAGACATGACCCTGTTGACTg gtctctcaggaaatattttcataaagagagtaGCCACGAAGGCCTTGATAGTTTCCGGGGCCACATACTCTTTTATTTCGGAAACGTTCGCTAATCAACTGGACTTCAAGtctattggactcgacgtgagcTATTCAGTAACAGTCCCATCAAGAGAAGAGCTATCAActactagcgtggtcagagacatcgatCTTCAACTGCAGGGtcacctagtgtatgccgatctgattgtgttgccgatgccagaatttgttATCATCTTAGGAATAGACTGGCTGACGAATGACAAAGTTCTTATTGACTTTCAGAAAAGGTCAGTGTTGGTAAGACCGTTGGGAATGGAGCAGTTTCCCTTTGAGCCagatagatggaggagtttccctcgtatgatctcttgcatgcaggcacaGAGACTTATCcacaaggggtgtcaggctttaTTGGCCAGCATGATTTCCAAACCTGATGTACCCACTCCGTCGATATCTTATGTACCAATAGTTAGGGATTTTCCTGACGTTTTTCCAGATGACGTCATAGGCCTttcaccagagagagaggtggagttcgcCATTGACTTTGTGCAag TACTTGTAGTGCTGTCCTCAAATGACGACTATGCTCCTCTCTATTCTTCgaatatatcaatatatcatcaatga